The sequence GCCGAGCCCGTCCAAATGTCGGTGTGGATCGAACCGGCAGACTTCTGTTGGTCGCTGCCGAACAGCCACCCCTTCTCAGTTGCCAGCGACAACGGCTTCTGCCCGTCGTCTCGCGCTTGCGTATTGATGCGCTGGCGGAATGAAACGACGCTCTCCTCCGGGCGCCTCATCGAGAAGCGCAGCCCGTGTGACGGATACACATACCGTCCAGCCCAGCCACGGCTCGAGGGATTGGGCTCCACAAAGTACGACAACGTAACGCGCAGACGCACTTGAGTCTCACCGAGATCCGTGAGCTGCTCGATTGGCCATGGAAGCTCGTGCAGGTTCATCTCCCGCGCCTTGCCGCTACTTGACTGCCCCTCGCGCTCGTACGGATGAATGGCCGACTCTGCGACGAGAGTGAGCGCGTTCGACGCGCTACGCGTCGCGCGTTCGAGGCTCGGCACACCCATTCCGTAACGTCGCAGCAGGTTGACGGCGTCCGCCTTTGTCCTTGCGTCGTCGACGCGGGATCGCATCGCATCGGTCCACTCTGCCGAATGCACGATCAGTGCGCGCACAGTCTCCGGGCGAAGATCGGGGTAAGCGGCATAGATGTCGGCGGCGATGGCCGCAACCTGAGCAGTGGCGGCAGATGTGTCACGGGTAGTGGCGAAATAGCCCTCGCCCGGTCGCTGGAGCCTCGTGGTGAGGATCGCGAGGTTCTCCGGGCTGTCGACATCGGTGCCATCGGGAGTTCGGGCGAGGTTGCCTCCAGCGGCGACCACATCAGGCTTGAAGGGCCAACGCTTCTGATCAAAAGATACCGAGGTTCGGCTCGTCGGCGACAGCTCTCCTCGAGCAGCGATCGGCACGTAGCCGGCGAACACGCCAAGCGCATGATCCATGGCGTCGTGTTCGGCGTAGGCACCGACAGTGAGGGCGTTCCACGACTGAGCCGGGTCCTCGACCGCTTCGGCGTCGCTTCGGTCGAGGTGGTCGTCTTCCGCACGGATGTCGCGAATGTTGCCAGCAGAGACGATGAAGAGCCTCGGGCGCCGCTGCTCCTCTCGATCCAGGTAGGTGAATTGTGGCGTCGTGTCGTCGATCGCACGTCCGTAGGTCAGCGCATCGACCGTTGCCGACCAGGCCGTAGGGCGGCCCGATTCCTGCTTTGGATGAGCGCCGGAGGCGTCCCCGATTGGCTCCCCCGCGCCGGCAGTCGCGGTCACAGCAAGCATGAATACTCGTTTGCGGTCGGCAGCGGAGATCTCCGGCTGATCCACCGCTCGTGCGGTCACCGCACCGTAAACGTCGGGCGCGTTGTCGCCGCTATCGGGCAAAAGCTTCACCGATTCGAGGCGATGCTGCAGAGGCACGTACTGGAGATCCAAAACCGCAGCTTGCAGATCGCCGTATAGCGCCAGGCCTGCCATCTCGGTGCCGTGCGAATGCACGGCGATGTCCTTCCGCCACGCGGGGTCTGCGGCGTGCAGATCGTCTTGTGCCAGGGAGTCGTCGAGCAGTGGATGGTCTGCCTGAACGCCGCGGTCGAGGATGCACACCACCGGCGCCCCATCCGCGGCCGCAGATGCTCGACTTTGAAGGTCTTGCACCCATTCCTTTTGCTCGAAGGCGTAGAGCTCGGGCAAGAAGCTGGAGACCTCATGCGGGCGCCGCAGCTCGGCGATGTCGTCGACCGCCCGGAACGTCGAGGCGAGTTGAGCCGCAGTTGCCTGTACGAGAATCACGGTGCGTTCACCAAAACCTAGGTAGTGATCGCTCGTCGTCAGGTCGTGCTGGCGGGCGTATGCGCCCAGCCGCTCACGCTCTTTGCCGTCCGTTCGGCGAAGCCAGGTCTCCCACCAACAGAGCTGGTTCTCATCCGTCGGAAACTGGTCGTCAGGATCTGTCCATAGTTCGCGAATCGTGGCCCTGCGGATGGAAGCAATCCCCTCCATGAGGGTGGCGTTGCTCGGCTTGGCGCTTCCCTGAGCGACCGACTCGACATATTTCTCGAGCTTGCGAAGGAAGTACTCCTTCTTGCCTACTGGGACGAAGACGGTTGCTTCGAGCACTCGGCCCGCGGGACCGTCAACTTCGCGCACGGCGACGAGTTCGGGCTGCTCGCCCGCGGCTAAAGACTCCAGGCTCTCGATCGCGAGTTCGAGCCCGGGGAAGGACACGAACGTGATGTACGTCCCAGTGGACTGAGCTTCCTCGTCGGCCGGTGGTTCCCATGCGGTTTCGAGCTCTGATGCCAACCGTTCACTGTGAGATTTGCGGTCGCCCGAAAACCCGGGCTTGTCGCTCCCGCCACCTTGCCCGGCGAGCGTAAAAGACTCGGTCGAGGGCGGCGTCGGCACGACAATGTGGGGGCGGTCGCGTTCAACCATGCCTAAGAACGGGCCACATCAGACGAGCGGAGCGGACGGGGGCGCTCCTCTAAAGCAGTAACGAGATCGTCGGTGCGAACTCGAATGCGATTGCTGAGCACCGTTCGCTTCGCCGCGTTCTCCGCTGCGGTCGAAATCTCGGCGTGGCTCAGCCCGCGGGCAGCCGGCACGATCCGCGGCCAGCTGAGATTACCTGTATAAAACGACGACAGCCTGTTCTTGATGACCCTTTGCACGGATGCGTCGTCAGGTAAGGAGAAGTCCATAACTGTGTCGAAACGACGGAACAACGCGTTGTCTAGCAGAGCGGGATGATTGGTCGCCGCGATGATGATGCTCTCAGAAGTGTCTTCTTCTAGAAATTGGAGGAAGGAATTCAGCACTCGACGAATCTCTCCCACATCGTTCTGCGCGGCGCGATCACCGCCGAGCGCATCTACTTCGTCGAACAGATAAACGCCGCGGGTCTCAGACAGCGCGTCGAACACGAGCCGCAGTTTCGCCGCTGTCTCGCCCATAAACTTAGTCAGCACCGTGTCCAGCCGGATCGAGAAAAGCGGCAGCCCGAGTTCGCCCGCCACGACCCGAGCGGTCGACGTCTTGCCAGTCCCCGGAGGCCCCACAAGCAGCACTCTGCGTGCGGGCGTCAGGCCATGCTTCGCGAGCGCATCGCGCTGCCGTTGTTCAAGGAGGACGTGCTTCAGCCGCTCTGCAAGCTTGTCAGCGAGTACGAGATCCCCGAGGCGCGCGTCGGGGTACGAAACGCTAAGGAGAGCGCCGAGCTCACCTTTGGGCTGAGCGAACGGCACGATCGATGCCACCCGAGCCTTGTTTCCGGCCCGCTCGCGCAGACCGTTGACCAGATCCCGAAGCTCCTGGGCAAACTTCGACTGCCCCGTCCGCGCGGCCTTAGCCGCGACCTGCATCGCAACGGCGTAGAACTGAGGGTCATCACCATCCGCATGGCTCTTGACCAGCGCTTTCACCTGATCGTTGGTCGCCATCTGGGACCTCCTCTCGGTGAAAGAATTGCGCCGTCTGGATGCGTGCAGACAGAGTGATTCTAGCCGAGCACGACCCGCATCCTGGGAGGCGCTACGCACACCCGATCCAGACGAGGCTCAAGACCCGTCGATGTGACGACTCTTCAGACCTCTCCGCGAGATGGAACCTTTTGCGGGCTTGCGATCGAAAGCACACGCCCCGCCCCGAGCCCAGTCCGCCGTCGTCAGAGGCGCTCGATGATCGTGGCGTTCGCCAGACCGCCGCCCTCGCACATGACCTGCATGCCGTAGCGGCCGCCGGTGCGCTCCAGCTCGTTCAGCATCGTGGTCATCAGCCGGGTGCCGGTGGCTCCGATCGGATGCCCGAGGGCGATGCCGCCGCCGTTCACGTTGAGCTTCTCGCGCGGCACACCCGTCTCCTGCAGCCAGGCGAGCACGACCGAGGCGAAGGCCTCGTTGACCTCGAACAGGTCGATGTCGTCGAGCGTCATGCCCGAGCGCTCCATCGCGTAGGCCGTCGCGGGGATGGGCGCGGTGAGCATGAACACGGGACTGTCGCCACGCACCGACATGTGGTGGATGCGCGCCCGCGGGGTGAGGCCGTGGTCCTTCACGGCCTGCGCGCTCGCGATCAGCACCGCGCTGGAGGCGTCGCTGATCTGCGAGGCCACGGCCGCGGTCAGTCGCCCGCCCGGAGTCAGCGTCTGCAGGCCGGCCATGCGCTCGAGCGAGGTGTCGCGGCGCACACCCTCGTCGTGGTCGAGTCCGTTCAACGGGGCGATCTCGTTCGCGAAGCGGCCCTCGTCCTGGGCGACTGCCGCACGCTGGTGGCTCTCCAGCGCGAACTGCTCCATCTCCTCGCGGGAGATGTCCCACTTCTCGGCGATCATCTCGGCGCCGACGAACTGCGAGATCTCCTGGTCGGGGTAGCGTGCCTGCCAGCCGGGCGACTCGGCGAACGGCGTCGTGAACCCGTAGGCCTCTCCGGCGACCATGGCCGACGAGATCGGCAGCTGCGACATGTTCTGCAGCCCACCCGCGATCACCAGGTCGTTCACGCCGCTCATCACGGCCTGCGCGGCGAAGTGCACGGCCTGCTGGCTCGACCCGCACTGCCGGTCGATCGTGACACCCGGCACGTGCTCGGGGAAGCCGGCGACCAGCACGGCCGAGCGCCCGACGTTGCCGGACTGCCCGCCGATCGTGTCGGTCGCGCCGATGATGACGTCGTCGATGGCGCCGGGATCGATGCCCGTGCGCTCGACCAGCGCCTTGAGGCTGTGCGCCCCGAGGTCGGCCGGATGGATGCCCGAGAGCGAGCCGCCGCGCTTGCCGACCGGGGAACGGACCGCGTCGACGATGTATGCCTCTGCCATGTTCTTCCTTCTCTCTGAACTCACGCGTGCTGACTGCTGACGGCGACGACCTCGCCGGTCATATATGAGGAGTATGCGCTGGCGAGGAACACCATGACGTTGGCGACCTCCCAGGGTTCCGCCGCCCGCCCGAACGCCTCGCGGGCCTTGAGCTGCTCGAGCATCTCGGGAGAGGTGACCTTCTCCAGGAACGGATGCATCGCCAGGCTCGGCGAGACGGCGTTGACGCGGATGCCGTGCGGGGCGAGGTCCATCGCGGCACTGCGGGTGAGCGCCATCACCCCCGCCTTGGCTGCGGCATAGTGGGCCTGCTCGACCTGGGCGCGCCAGCCGATGACGGAGGCGTTGTTCACGATGACCCCCGCGGTACCGGCGGCGACCATGCGCCGGCCGACGGCGCGGATGCAGCGGAAGGTGCCGGTGAGCGTGACATCGAGGACCTTGCCCCACTGCTCGTCGGTCATGTCGAGGATCGAGACCGAGCCGCCCAGGCCCGCGTTGTTGATCATGACATCGATGGGCCCGCCCTCTTCCGCGAGGTCGAGGAAGGCGGTGATATGGTCCTCGACGGTCACGTCGCACACGGCCGTGCGCACGCGGTCCGCGCCGAAGCGGTCGCCGAGCTCCTGTTGCGTCTCGGCGAGGCGACCGGCGTGGGTGTCACCGAGCACGACGAGCGCAGCACCCTCCTCCAGGCAGCGGATCGCGGCGGTCTGGCCGATGCCGGCACCCGCGGCGGCGGTGATGACGATGCGCTTGCCGGCCAGAAGACCGTGGCCGGGAACGTACTCGGGGGCGGTGGAGCTCATGGGCGGGCCTCTCGGGGCAGGCCGAGCACGCGCTCGGCGATGACGTTGCGTTGGATCTCGTCCGAACCGCCGTAGATGGTGTCGGAACGACTGAACAGGAACAGGGTCTGCAGGTCGTCGAGCGCGTAGTCCGCCCCGACGAGGAGGGACGCGGGGCCGGCGACGTCCATCGCGAGCTCACCCAGCGAGCGGTGCCAGTTCGACCACAGCAGCTTCGTCACCGAGGCACTGTCGCCCTGCTCGCCACCCAGGGTGCGCAGGGCATGCTGGCGGATCACCTCGAGCTCCATCCGGGCGCGCACCAGCCGGTCGCGGAGCACGGCGTCGTCGATCGCGCCGGTTCGGGTGGCCGTGTCGATCACGGCATCCAGCTCGCGGCGGAACGCGATCTGCTGCGCGAGCGTCGAGACGCCGCGTTCGAAGCCGAGCGTCGCCATGGCGACCTTGAACCCGTTGCCCTCGCCGCCGACGACCAGGTCGACCGCGGTGCGGGCATCGTCGAAGAAGACCTCGTTGAACTCGCTGGTCGCGGTCAGCTGCAGGATCGGCCGCACCTCGACGCCGGGCTGATCCATCGGCACGAGCAGGTACGACAGCCCCTGGTGGCGGGCGGAGCCGGGTTCGGTACGCGCGATCACGAAGCACCAGTCGGCGTGCTGCGCGAGCGAGGTCCAGACCTTCTGTCCCGTGATCGACCATTCCTCACCCACGCGCTGCGCCTTGGTCGACACGGCGGCGAGGTCGGACCCGGCGCCCGGCTCGGAGTATCCCTGGCACCACAGCTCCTCGGCCGCGACGATGCCCGGGAGGAAGCGGGCCTGCTGCTCGGGGGTGCCGTGGGCGATGAGGGTCGGTCCGAGCAGCTCCTCCCCGAGGTGGTTGACCCTGGCCGGAGCATCCGCTCTGGCGTACTCCTCATGGAAGATGACCTGCTGCGCGATGCTGAGCCCGCGGCCGCCGTGCTCGACGGGCCACGCGACGCACGTCCATCCGGCGGCGGCCATGTGGCGGTTCCATTCGAGCCGTGCCTCGAAGTCCTCGTGCTCACGTCCGGAGCCTCCGCGGCCGCGCAGATCGGCGAAGCGGCCGGTGAGGTTCTCGTCCAGCCATCCGCGGATCTCGGCACGGAACCGCTCATCCGCGTCGTGCTGCGTCGCGTCCATCTGTGCTCCTCATCGAGTCGTGGTCTTCGGCTTGCCGTTCACGTATAGTATCAATAAACCAAGCGATTGTTTGGTTTACTGCTGGAGTTCAGAGAGGAACCCGTCATGACCGTCGAATCCGCCGACGCCGTGGTCACCTACGAGGTGCGCGGGTCGACAGCGATCATCCGATTGAACCGCCCTCAGTATCGCAACGCGCAGAACTCCCGGGTCACCTATGCGCTCGACGCCGCCTTCACCCGCGCCGTCGACGACGACGCCGTCAAAGTCATCGTGCTCGGCGGCAACGGCACGCACTTCTGCGCGGGTCACGACATCGGCACCCCCGAGCGCGACATCGACCGGAGCTTCGAACGCAAGGCCGTCATCTGGTGGGACCACGTGGGCGCCCAGGGCGTCGACTCCCGCTTCGCACGCGAGTCCGAGGTGTACCTCGGCATGTGCCGGCGCTGGCGCGAGATCCCCAAGCCGGTCATCGCGATGGTGCAGGGCGCGTGCATCGCCGGCGGTCTCATGCTCGCCTGGTCGTGCGACTTCATCATCGCCGCCGACGATGCCTTCTTCCAGGACCCTGTGGTGTCGATGGGCATCCCCGGCGTCGAGTTCTTCGCGCACCCGTGGGTGACCAATCCCCGCGCCGCGAAGGAGATGCTCTACACCGGAGACCGGATGCCGGCCGCCCGCGCGCACGAGCTCGGCATGGTGAACCACGTCGTTCCCCTCGACGAGCTCGAGGAGCGGACCCTCGAGATCGCGGAGCGCATCGGACGGATGCCGCGCCTCGGACTCGCTCTGACCAAGAAGGCCGTGAACCAGGCCGAAGACCTGCAGGGGATGCGGGCCGGAATGGACTCGGTGTTCGGTCTGCATCACGCCGCACACGCGCACAACGCCGAGGTCGGCGGCGACTCCCTCGGCGGGGTCGACGTGCGCTCGATCAAAGCCGACACGAAGGGGGCCACGCCGTGAACCTCGACCTGACCTCCGAGCAGCAGGCGTTCGCCGCAGAGGCACGTGCCTGGCTCGCAGAGAACGTCCCGCCGACCCCGCTGCCCTCGATGGACACCGAGGCCGGCTTCGCCGCGCACCGGGAGTGGGAGGCGACGCTCGCCGCCGGCCGATGGTCGGTCGTGTCCTGGCCGGAGCAGTACGGCGGCCGCGACGTCGGCATCACCGAGTGGGTGCTCTTCGAGGAGGAGTACTACCGCGCCGGCGCCCCCACACGCGTCGCGCAGAACGGCATCTCCCTGCTCGCGCCGATCCTCTTCGAGCACGGCACCCCCGAGCAGCACGAGCGGTTCCTCGGCCCGATGACCGACGGCTCGCTGATCTGGGCGCAGGCCTGGTCGGAGCCGGGAGCCGGCAGCGACCTGGCCGCGATCCGCAGCACCGCCCGCCGCGATGAGGTCCGTGGGGGCTGGGTGCTGAACGGTCAGAAGATCTGGAGCTCGCGAGCGGTCTGGGCCGATCGCGGCTTCGGGCTCTTCCGCTCCGACCCCGAAGCCCTGCGGCACCACGGGCTCACCTACTTCCTGTTCCCGATGGATGCCGAGGGAATCACCGTGCGGGCGATCGCGCAGCTCGACGGGACCACCGGCTTCGCGGAGATCTTCTTCGACGACGTGTTCGTGCCCGATGCCGACGTGCTGGGGGCTCCCGGCGACGGCTGGCGCGTGGCGATGAGCACCGCGGGGAACGAGCGCGGCCTCTCGCTGCGCGCGCCCGGCCGCTTCCTCGCCGCGACCGACCGTCTGGTCGCGCTGCAGTCCGAGCACGGGACCGTGTCGGAGGACGACGCGGTGGTCGACGCCTGGATCGGCGCCGAGGCCTATCGTCTCTTCACCTGGCAGACCGTCAGCACCCTGCTCGAGGGCGGGTCCGTGGGCGCCGAGGGCAGTGTGAACAAGGTGTTCTGGTCCGAACTCGACGTGCACATTCACGAGACCGCCCTGCGTATCCTCGGCCCCGAGGGCGAGTTGCGGGGAGCGTCCGCGGTCGACGGGGGCCGCTGGGTCGACGACTACCAGTTCTCCCTCGCCGGCCCCATCTACGCGGGGACGAACGAGGTCCAGCGGAACATCATCGCGGAGCGGATCCTCGGACTCCCCCGCGGCGGAGACGGAAGGCGCGCATGATGCGGTTCCTGCCCACGGAAGAACAGGTCGCGTTCGCCGAGGCCATCGACGAGATCGTCGACGGCGCCGGCGGCGCGGATGTGGCTCGCAGCTGGGCCGACGGCGACACCGCTCCGGGCCTCGCCCTGTGGGGGCAATTCGCCGAGCTCGGCCTCCTCGGGCTGCGGGTGAGCGAGGAGTCGGGCGGCTTCGGGGGCACGCTGAGCGACCTCGTGGTCGTGTTCGAGCGCCTCGGGTACCACGGCGTTCCCGGCCCGTACCTGGAGACGGTCGCCCTGCTGCCTGCCCTGGTCGACGACGACACGAGGGCCGACCTCGCCGCCGGAGCCATCGCGACCGCCGCGGTCGACGGCACGGCCCCGGCTGCCCTCGACGCGGCGCTCGCGTCGCACCGGTACCTCGTGCGCGACGGCGCCCTGCATCGCGGCGAGATCGGAGAGGAGCTGACCTCGGTCGCCCCGACCCGGCGTCTCGCCCGCCTCACCCCGACCGGCGACGCGACACCCCTCGGACCCGGCGCGCTGGAGGCGGCTCTCAACGAGGCGAGCCTCGCCGCCGCAGCCACTCTGGTCGGCGCCGGAGAGCGGATGCTGGCGGAAGCGGTGTCGTACGCGAAGGTGCGTGAGCAGTTCGGCCGCCCGATCGGCGAGTTCCAGGCGCTCAAGCACCAGCTCGCGGATGTGCGCATCGCCCTGAGCTTCGCCCGTCCGCTCGTGTGGAACGCCGCCCTGCGTGCCGACGAACCCGACGAGGATCGGGCGATATCGGCCGCGAAGGTCGCCGCGGGTGATGCCGCGCTGCTCGCCGCCCGCACCTCGCTGCAGGTGCACGGGGCGATCGGCTACACCGCCGAGCACACCCTGCGCATCTGGCTCGGCCTCGCCCCGGCATTGTCTGCGGCCTGGGGCACCCCCGCGTTCCACCGGGCACGGATCGCCCGCGATATCCTCCCGAAGGAGCGGTGATGTCATTCGAACCCGATGAGGATCAGCAGGAGCTGGTGGCCCTGGTGCGCGGCATCCTGAGCCAGCGTGCCGACAGCGCGGCGACCCGTCGTGCCATAGCGAGCACCGAGCGCTTCGACACCGACCTGTGGCGCCTGCTGTGCGAGGAGATCGGCATCGCCGGCATGGCGATCCCCGAGGAGTTCGGCGGCGCGGACTTCACTCTCCGTGAGGCGCAGCTCGTGTTGGAGGAGATCGGCTACTCGCTCGCCCCCTCCCCGTATCTCGGCTCGGTCGCGATCGGGGCGCAGGCGATCCTGACCACCGGCGACGCGGATGCCGCCGCCCGGCTGCTCCCCGGCATCGCCGAGGGATCATCGTCAGCCGCTCTCGCCTGGGCTGCTCCCGACGGACGCTTCGCCCCGGAGCGGGTCGACGTCCACGCCGAGGACCGCGAGGGCTGGCAGCTCAGCGGCGCGAGCGGGTTCGTCCTCGACGGCGCCACCGCCGACGTGCTGCTCGTGGTCGCTCAGACCTCCGACGGCCCGCGCCTGTTCGAGGTGATCGACACCGAGGCCGTGGTCCGCGAGGACACTCCGACCATGGACCAGACCCTGCGCCTGGGCACGCTGCGCTTCGACGCGGTCGCAGCGCGACCCCTCGGAGCCGTCGACCCGGGCGTCCTGGAGACCGTGCGTGCGCTCGCGCTCGCGGCGATCAGCGCGGTACAGGCGGGAACCGCCGCGCGTGCCCTCGACGAGACCGTGGCATACGCGAAGCAGCGGGTGCAGTTCGGACGCGCGATCGGGTCGTTCCAGGCGATCAAGCACCGCCTGGCGGACATGCACGTGCAGGTGGAGGTCGCACGCACCGCGTCGCGCGCAGCATCCGATGCTCTCGCCACCGGAGCCGCCGACCGCTTCGAGCTCGCGACCATCGCGAAGGCGACGTGCTCCGAGGCGCTCGAACACGTCGCCGCCGAGACGATCCAGCTGCACGGCGGCATCGCGATCACGTGGGAGCACGACGCGCACCTGATCTTCAAGCGCGCGCACTCCCTCGGCCGGCTCTTCGGCACCGCTCGCGAGCAGCGCGAGCACGCGGATGACTGGGCGCTCGCGACGGCCTGAGACTCGCGGGTCAGCGCCGGAGCGGAGCGGACTCGGTCCAATCGGTGTACTTGCGGCGTTCCTGGAAGAACCAGCGCCCCTCCCGCCGCACGAGGGTGTCCTCGTAGCGGTCGGCGAGCGTGAAGCGCATCCGCCCCTCCGCCGTCTCGCGGACGTGATGGGACATGCAGGAGGTGTGCGCCCGGGCCGACTCCCCGTCGATCTCGACGTCGCTCGGCGAGAGCACGTGGCTGGTCACGACGAAGGCCGCGAGGGTGTCGAAGGCCGCGATCAGCTGCTCGCGCCCTTCCAGCGACTCCGCGGGTTCGTCCGCCCGGGGACGGAACATCAGCATCCGTCCGTCCGGTGTGAACAGGTCGGCCATCTCCCCCGAGCGTCGCTGATCGGCGAGCCGACCGTAACGGGCGATCGTGTGCGTGATCTCGTGCCAGTCGGCGAACCCCTCGTTCACGAGGCTCCCTCGGCGCGGTACCGATGCAACGGCGTCGCGGCGTCCGGCGACCAGGAGGTGCGGCGTCGGTCCGACTCGACCGCGGTGAGCGGCTCGACCGGATGCAGGGTCTCGCGGCTGCGACGCGCGAGATCCTGGTAGATCCGCACCCCGTTGCGCTTCCACGCCAGGGCTTGTTCGTCGAGCGGCCCGACGACGCGGGCCGGAGCACCGAGCGCTTTCGACCCCGGCGGGATCACCGTGCCCGCGGTCACGACGGCGCCCGCCCCCACCAGCGCGTCCGCACCGATCTCGGCACCGTCGAGCACCGTCGCTCCGATGCCGATGAGCGCGAACGATCCGATGCGGCAGCCGTGCAGCACCGCCCCGTGTCCGACATGACTGTTCGGCTCCAGCACGGCGTCCGCACCGGGGAAGGCGTGGATCACGCACGAGTCCTGCACGTTCGACCCCTCGCCGACGACGATGCGCCCGAAATCGCCGCGCAGGCTCGCGAACGGTCCGATGTAGCAGCCGGGCCCGATGATCACGTCGCCGATCAGGCTGGCCGTCTCGTGCACGAACGCGGTCGGATCGACGACCG is a genomic window of Microbacterium maritypicum containing:
- a CDS encoding S8 family serine peptidase is translated as MVERDRPHIVVPTPPSTESFTLAGQGGGSDKPGFSGDRKSHSERLASELETAWEPPADEEAQSTGTYITFVSFPGLELAIESLESLAAGEQPELVAVREVDGPAGRVLEATVFVPVGKKEYFLRKLEKYVESVAQGSAKPSNATLMEGIASIRRATIRELWTDPDDQFPTDENQLCWWETWLRRTDGKERERLGAYARQHDLTTSDHYLGFGERTVILVQATAAQLASTFRAVDDIAELRRPHEVSSFLPELYAFEQKEWVQDLQSRASAAADGAPVVCILDRGVQADHPLLDDSLAQDDLHAADPAWRKDIAVHSHGTEMAGLALYGDLQAAVLDLQYVPLQHRLESVKLLPDSGDNAPDVYGAVTARAVDQPEISAADRKRVFMLAVTATAGAGEPIGDASGAHPKQESGRPTAWSATVDALTYGRAIDDTTPQFTYLDREEQRRPRLFIVSAGNIRDIRAEDDHLDRSDAEAVEDPAQSWNALTVGAYAEHDAMDHALGVFAGYVPIAARGELSPTSRTSVSFDQKRWPFKPDVVAAGGNLARTPDGTDVDSPENLAILTTRLQRPGEGYFATTRDTSAATAQVAAIAADIYAAYPDLRPETVRALIVHSAEWTDAMRSRVDDARTKADAVNLLRRYGMGVPSLERATRSASNALTLVAESAIHPYEREGQSSSGKAREMNLHELPWPIEQLTDLGETQVRLRVTLSYFVEPNPSSRGWAGRYVYPSHGLRFSMRRPEESVVSFRQRINTQARDDGQKPLSLATEKGWLFGSDQQKSAGSIHTDIWTGSAVDLASKEAIAVYPVLGWWKNRPKMDQSDLGVDYSLVVSIESPEVEVDLWTPVAQQVAATVIEV
- a CDS encoding acyl-CoA dehydrogenase family protein, giving the protein MDATQHDADERFRAEIRGWLDENLTGRFADLRGRGGSGREHEDFEARLEWNRHMAAAGWTCVAWPVEHGGRGLSIAQQVIFHEEYARADAPARVNHLGEELLGPTLIAHGTPEQQARFLPGIVAAEELWCQGYSEPGAGSDLAAVSTKAQRVGEEWSITGQKVWTSLAQHADWCFVIARTEPGSARHQGLSYLLVPMDQPGVEVRPILQLTATSEFNEVFFDDARTAVDLVVGGEGNGFKVAMATLGFERGVSTLAQQIAFRRELDAVIDTATRTGAIDDAVLRDRLVRARMELEVIRQHALRTLGGEQGDSASVTKLLWSNWHRSLGELAMDVAGPASLLVGADYALDDLQTLFLFSRSDTIYGGSDEIQRNVIAERVLGLPREARP
- a CDS encoding acyl-CoA dehydrogenase family protein produces the protein MNLDLTSEQQAFAAEARAWLAENVPPTPLPSMDTEAGFAAHREWEATLAAGRWSVVSWPEQYGGRDVGITEWVLFEEEYYRAGAPTRVAQNGISLLAPILFEHGTPEQHERFLGPMTDGSLIWAQAWSEPGAGSDLAAIRSTARRDEVRGGWVLNGQKIWSSRAVWADRGFGLFRSDPEALRHHGLTYFLFPMDAEGITVRAIAQLDGTTGFAEIFFDDVFVPDADVLGAPGDGWRVAMSTAGNERGLSLRAPGRFLAATDRLVALQSEHGTVSEDDAVVDAWIGAEAYRLFTWQTVSTLLEGGSVGAEGSVNKVFWSELDVHIHETALRILGPEGELRGASAVDGGRWVDDYQFSLAGPIYAGTNEVQRNIIAERILGLPRGGDGRRA
- a CDS encoding acetyl-CoA C-acetyltransferase, which codes for MAEAYIVDAVRSPVGKRGGSLSGIHPADLGAHSLKALVERTGIDPGAIDDVIIGATDTIGGQSGNVGRSAVLVAGFPEHVPGVTIDRQCGSSQQAVHFAAQAVMSGVNDLVIAGGLQNMSQLPISSAMVAGEAYGFTTPFAESPGWQARYPDQEISQFVGAEMIAEKWDISREEMEQFALESHQRAAVAQDEGRFANEIAPLNGLDHDEGVRRDTSLERMAGLQTLTPGGRLTAAVASQISDASSAVLIASAQAVKDHGLTPRARIHHMSVRGDSPVFMLTAPIPATAYAMERSGMTLDDIDLFEVNEAFASVVLAWLQETGVPREKLNVNGGGIALGHPIGATGTRLMTTMLNELERTGGRYGMQVMCEGGGLANATIIERL
- a CDS encoding SDR family oxidoreductase is translated as MSSTAPEYVPGHGLLAGKRIVITAAAGAGIGQTAAIRCLEEGAALVVLGDTHAGRLAETQQELGDRFGADRVRTAVCDVTVEDHITAFLDLAEEGGPIDVMINNAGLGGSVSILDMTDEQWGKVLDVTLTGTFRCIRAVGRRMVAAGTAGVIVNNASVIGWRAQVEQAHYAAAKAGVMALTRSAAMDLAPHGIRVNAVSPSLAMHPFLEKVTSPEMLEQLKAREAFGRAAEPWEVANVMVFLASAYSSYMTGEVVAVSSQHA
- a CDS encoding AAA family ATPase; the encoded protein is MATNDQVKALVKSHADGDDPQFYAVAMQVAAKAARTGQSKFAQELRDLVNGLRERAGNKARVASIVPFAQPKGELGALLSVSYPDARLGDLVLADKLAERLKHVLLEQRQRDALAKHGLTPARRVLLVGPPGTGKTSTARVVAGELGLPLFSIRLDTVLTKFMGETAAKLRLVFDALSETRGVYLFDEVDALGGDRAAQNDVGEIRRVLNSFLQFLEEDTSESIIIAATNHPALLDNALFRRFDTVMDFSLPDDASVQRVIKNRLSSFYTGNLSWPRIVPAARGLSHAEISTAAENAAKRTVLSNRIRVRTDDLVTALEERPRPLRSSDVARS
- a CDS encoding acyl-CoA dehydrogenase family protein, translating into MRFLPTEEQVAFAEAIDEIVDGAGGADVARSWADGDTAPGLALWGQFAELGLLGLRVSEESGGFGGTLSDLVVVFERLGYHGVPGPYLETVALLPALVDDDTRADLAAGAIATAAVDGTAPAALDAALASHRYLVRDGALHRGEIGEELTSVAPTRRLARLTPTGDATPLGPGALEAALNEASLAAAATLVGAGERMLAEAVSYAKVREQFGRPIGEFQALKHQLADVRIALSFARPLVWNAALRADEPDEDRAISAAKVAAGDAALLAARTSLQVHGAIGYTAEHTLRIWLGLAPALSAAWGTPAFHRARIARDILPKER
- a CDS encoding enoyl-CoA hydratase, whose amino-acid sequence is MTVESADAVVTYEVRGSTAIIRLNRPQYRNAQNSRVTYALDAAFTRAVDDDAVKVIVLGGNGTHFCAGHDIGTPERDIDRSFERKAVIWWDHVGAQGVDSRFARESEVYLGMCRRWREIPKPVIAMVQGACIAGGLMLAWSCDFIIAADDAFFQDPVVSMGIPGVEFFAHPWVTNPRAAKEMLYTGDRMPAARAHELGMVNHVVPLDELEERTLEIAERIGRMPRLGLALTKKAVNQAEDLQGMRAGMDSVFGLHHAAHAHNAEVGGDSLGGVDVRSIKADTKGATP